A region of Sulfuricella denitrificans skB26 DNA encodes the following proteins:
- a CDS encoding Spy/CpxP family protein refolding chaperone, translated as MPNQQMMMQGQAQGSGAPATMPGNGPSGNMGKNGGCPMGMMGGGMGPGMMSGGMGQGYGMGPGMMGGMGGPGNGMMMGSGMMGGGMGQGYGMEHGGWAGRMGPMAMLDLSDAQTAQLEKIQTELRKTQRALMRQMWDEQEKMSDLFDVEKRDPVAIGKAFSKLADLQRHAMEARIDAENKAATVLTKEQKAKMRRGFGSGMMGY; from the coding sequence ATGCCTAATCAACAAATGATGATGCAAGGCCAGGCACAGGGAAGCGGTGCGCCTGCCACAATGCCGGGCAATGGACCTAGTGGAAATATGGGCAAAAACGGTGGTTGTCCCATGGGAATGATGGGCGGGGGAATGGGGCCAGGCATGATGAGCGGCGGCATGGGACAGGGTTATGGCATGGGTCCTGGCATGATGGGTGGTATGGGTGGCCCTGGCAATGGAATGATGATGGGATCGGGAATGATGGGCGGTGGCATGGGACAGGGCTATGGCATGGAGCATGGTGGATGGGCAGGCAGGATGGGGCCGATGGCGATGCTTGACTTGAGCGATGCGCAGACCGCCCAACTGGAGAAGATTCAAACCGAGTTGAGGAAGACGCAGCGCGCGCTCATGCGCCAGATGTGGGACGAGCAGGAAAAAATGAGTGATTTGTTTGACGTGGAGAAACGCGACCCGGTGGCGATCGGCAAGGCATTCAGCAAACTTGCTGACCTGCAACGGCATGCAATGGAGGCGCGCATCGATGCGGAGAACAAGGCGGCCACCGTGTTGACCAAAGAGCAGAAAGCCAAAATGCGCCGTGGCTTTGGCAGCGGCATGATGGGTTACTGA